From Pseudomonadota bacterium:
CACGGCGATTCGTCCAGCGAGGTCACACAACGACTCGTGGGCAGCGATGATTTCCTCAGCACGTTGCGCGAGGCCTCGAGCTCGTGCCGAGCCGGCGAGTTGGGGGCCTTTGGTCGCACGGACGCTCTTCACCGAGAGCCCAATCAACAAGACGCTCAGGGTCACGGCGAAGAATCCGGGCTCGAAGCATAGCGCGGCAGCCTTGTGGTCGAAGAGACACGCGACGACGGACCCGGATTCCGCTTGGTGAAGACCCGCCGAGAGAAACCAGACGAGTGGCACCGCGCTCGAGCCGATGAGCACCAGGTACCTCGAGTTGAGCCGGCGAAGCGCGCCACCCGATTCTCTTCGCTCCAGAATCCAAAGGATGCCCTTGGCCAGCAACGCGTACGCTGGCAGCACGACGAGCATCACGAAGGCAGTGCCAAGAGCGGAAACGCAGCCTCGGTCATGCTTCGAGCTCCCGCCGCCGCTGCTGGATCAACGCCTCGAGTTCATCGAGCTCTGTGGTCGATGATTCCGAGACTTTCTCCACCAGCATTGCAAGCGCATGATGCTCGCCAACCGCACCATCGAGGACCTCGCGTGCCGTGGACTCGAGGAACTCCTCGCGCGAGAGCTTCGGTGTGTACAAGTACCGTTTGCCTTCGCGCTCGCGTGCGAGCAGCCCCTTCTCGTGAAGGCGGCCCAGCGTGGTCATCACCGTCGTGTAGGCGATGTCGCGCTGCTTCTCAAGAACCGCTACGACTTCGCTCACCGCGAATCCCGACAGACTCTTCGTCCAGACGACGTCCATGATGGCAGCCTCGAGCTCGTGAAGACGAAGCTCGATGCCCTTCTTTCCTGACCGAACGCGGAAGGTCATGGCGCGATCCCGGTGTTGTGGCGCATGTACTACTTGCTATAGTAGATGAAGACCAACCCGATGTCGAGTCCCCTGCCGGTGCCGCCCATGGCTCACGTGACCCCGACCGAAGCTGCATGCGAATGCGGCACGTCCCGCCAGACTAACGACGCCCGCCCGGGGGCTCTCCGGCGCGCCCTGGCCCTCGAGTACCTGACCGTTGGTTGGAACGTCGTCGAAGGCGTCATCGCCGTGGCGGCGGCGGTAATTGCCGGGAGCGTCGCGCTGCTCGGATTTGGGATCGACAGCTTCGTCGAATGCGCTTCGGCGCTCGTGATGATCTGGCGCATACGCGCGGAGCGCGACCGTCGTCTCTCGGACGAGCGGCTCGACGCGGTCGAGCACCGGGCACGTCGACTCGTCGCGGCTTCGCTGTTCCTGCTCGCTGTCTACGTGACCTTCGACGCGGTCCACACGCTGTCGACAGCGGATCGTCCGTCGTTCAGCCTCGTGGGCGTCGTGCTGATGAGCATCTCCGT
This genomic window contains:
- a CDS encoding BlaI/MecI/CopY family transcriptional regulator, with the translated sequence MTFRVRSGKKGIELRLHELEAAIMDVVWTKSLSGFAVSEVVAVLEKQRDIAYTTVMTTLGRLHEKGLLAREREGKRYLYTPKLSREEFLESTAREVLDGAVGEHHALAMLVEKVSESSTTELDELEALIQQRRRELEA
- a CDS encoding cation transporter, with the protein product MAHVTPTEAACECGTSRQTNDARPGALRRALALEYLTVGWNVVEGVIAVAAAVIAGSVALLGFGIDSFVECASALVMIWRIRAERDRRLSDERLDAVEHRARRLVAASLFLLAVYVTFDAVHTLSTADRPSFSLVGVVLMSISVAVMLWLARAKRRIAHELGSEAMTADAAQTTACWWLSLAALAGVGLNGLFGWWWADPVAALVIAGLVGREAREAWNGKACC